A DNA window from Arachis duranensis cultivar V14167 chromosome 3, aradu.V14167.gnm2.J7QH, whole genome shotgun sequence contains the following coding sequences:
- the LOC107481522 gene encoding putative clathrin assembly protein At1g03050 produces the protein MGPSKLRRAIGAVKDKTSIGLAKVGSSSSLGDLEVAIVKATRHDEYPAEEKHVREILSLTCYSRAYVSACVSTISKRLSKTKSWTVALKSLILIQRLLSDGDPAYEQEIFFSTRRGTRLLNMSDFRDRSYSSSWDFSAFVRTYALYLDERLEYKMQNRRGRRSRFGFDEDDEQSIEVSTKATPLNDFRTELLFSKMQHLQLLLERFIACRPTGVAKTHRIVIVALYPIVKESFQIYHDMTEIMSILIDRFAEEMEVQECSKVYDVFCRVGKQYDELDMFYTWSKSIGIGRAFEYPDLEKVTAKKLELMDNYIREKSRIAKCRKLEQQEHQSEDEKAEEPEPQEDMNAIKALPPPEEVKEEPVEETKEAEPKNEEPEQTEGDLLNLGDDTVTTHEYGDKLALALFDGAAPATNSDTKALPWHAFDDSADWETALVQSASNLSNQKPSLGGGFDTLLLDGMYQHGAAYSAMQGPGYGVSGSNSSVALGSAGRPAMLALPAPPSPAGGLTSFGADPFAASLAVAPPHYVQMSEIEKKQRLLMEEQLMWQQYANRGMQMQGQVAYPNVQANNTYMGGYQQNYWGYSH, from the exons ATGGGTCCAAGCAAATTGAGAAGAGCCATTGGAGCAGTTAAGGATAAGACAAGCATAGGGCTAGCCAAGGTGGGAAGCAGCAGCTCATTGGGGGATCTTGAAGTGGCAATTGTGAAGGCAACAAGGCATGATGAGTACCCTGCTGAAGAGAAGCATGTTAGGGAGATCCTGAGCTTAACATGTTACTCGAGGGCCTACGTTAGTGCCTGCGTTAGCACCATCTCCAAGCGTCTAAGCAAGACAAAAAGTTGGACGGTTGCTTTGAAATCCCTCATTCTCATTCAAAGGCTACTATCAGATGGAGATCCTGCTTATGAGCAAGAAATATTCTTCTCAACTAGGCGCGGCACTCGCCTTCTCAACATGTCTGATTTCAGGGACAGGTCCTATTCTAGTTCTTGGGATTTCTCTGCATTTGTGCGCACCTACGCCTTGTATCTTGATGAAAGGCTTGAGTACAAGATGCAGAACAGGCGCGGAAGGCGCAGCAGGTTTGGttttgatgaagatgatgagcaAAG TATCGAAGTCAGTACAAAAGCCACACCTTTGAATGATTTTAGGACCGAGCTACTATTTTCCAAGATGCAGCATTTGCAGTTGCTTCTTGAACGCTTTATAGCTTGTCGTCCCACAG GAGTGGCAAAGACCCATCGTATTGTCATAGTGGCTCTGTATCCTATTGTGAAGGAGAGCTTTCAAATATATCATGATATGACAGAGATCATGAGCATCTTAATCGATCGTTTCGCCGAAGAGATGGAGGTACAAGAATGCAGCAAAGTGTATGATGTTTTCTGCCGCGTTGGAAAGCAGTACGACGAGCTAGACATGTTCTATACCTGGTCCAAGTCCATAGGCATTGGGCGCGCATTCGAGTATCCGGATTTAGAGAAGGTAACAGCCAAGAAGCTGGAGCTCATGGATAACTACATCAGAGAGAAGTCCAGAATAGCCAAATGTAGAAAactagaacaacaagaacatcaAAGTGAAGATGAAAAAGCAGAGGAACCTGAACCACAAGAGGATATGAATGCAATTAAGGCGCTGCCGCCGCCAGAAGAAGTAAAGGAGGAGCCAGTAGAAGAAACAAAGGAAGCAGAGCCCAAGAATGAAGAGCCAGAGCAAACAGAGGGGGATCTATTGAATCTAGGAGATGACACAGTGACAACTCATGAATATGGGGACAAACTAGCCTTGGCATTGTTTGATGGGGCTGCACCAGCAACAAATAGTGACACCAAAGCTCTTCCATGGCACGCTTTTGATGATTCAGCAGATTGGGAAACAGCATTGGTTCAATCAGCAAGCAACTTGTCCAACCAGAAGCCATCACTTGGGGGAGGCTTTGACACCTTGTTGTTGGATGGTATGTACCAACATGGAGCTGCATATTCAGCCATGCAAGGACCAGGTTATGGGGTAAGTGGCAGCAATAGTAGCGTCGCACTAGGCTCGGCTGGAAGACCTGCCATGCTAGCATTGCCGGCACCACCATCTCCGGCAGGTGGTTTGACTTCGTTTGGTGCAGACCCTTTTGCAGCTTCATTGGCTGTGGCACCTCCACACTACGTTCAAATGTCAGAGATCGAAAAGAAACAGAGGTTGTTGATGGAGGAGCAACTAATGTGGCAGCAATATGCAAACCGTGGGATGCAGATGCAGGGACAAGTTGCATACCCAAATGTACAAGCTAACAATACGTACATGGGAGGGTATCAACAAAACTATTGGGGCTATTCTCATTAA
- the LOC107481521 gene encoding uncharacterized protein LOC107481521 codes for MVWRIKGGFDLLDFLGFDYFLVKFDVVEEREKVLLGGPWMIEENYVAMKPWDQEFRSSENCFGATLVWIRIFRLPIWCYQEDAMLRVAAVVGIPVKVDLATKLAERGRYARACVQIDLGLPVTKKILVDSVEYEVKYKSLHLICDSCLKFGHDMRCARLTAMRKEEELMPRGINIGKSVSVASSGTRHNVHHQQQCETTNGTVRKRPRPNSLQNSPVDKDGASMAGMVQVSTEKIELPLESPLKAGLSKTGTTC; via the exons ATGGTATGGCGGATTAAGGGaggttttgatttattggactTTTTGGGGTTTGACTACTTTCTTGTGAAGTTTGATGTGGTTGAGGAGCGAGAAAAGGTTCTCTTAGGAGGTCCATGGATGATTGAGGAAAATTATGTGGCAATGAAGCCTTGGGATCAAGAGTTTAGATCAAGTGAAAACTGTTTTGGAGCAACTTTAGTGTGGATTAGAATTTTCAGATTACCAATTTGGTGCTACCAAGAAGATGCAATGCTCCGTGTTGCGGCTGTAGTTGGCATTCCCGTTAAGGTTGATTTGGCAACAAAATTAGCTGAAAGAGGACGATATGCTCGAGCCTGTGTTCAGATAGATTTAGGATTGCCAGTGACTAAGAAGATTCTTGTTGACAGTGTTGAATATGAGGTTAAATATAAAAGTCTTCACCTTATTTGTGACTCCTGTCTCAAGTTTGGTCATGATATGAGGTGTGCAAGACTGACAGCAATGCGGAAGGAGGAGGAACTAATGCCAAG GGGCATCAATATTGGAAAATCAGTTAGTGTGGCTTCTTCGGGGACCCGGCACAATGTTCATCATCAGCAGCAATGTGAGACAACAAATGGCACTGTGCGAAAGCGTCCTCGCCCAAACTCTTTGCAGAATTCACCAGTAGATAAGGATGGAGCATCGATGGCAGGTATGGTGCAAGTTTCGACGGAGAAAATTGAGCTGCCACTTGAGAGTCCATTAAAGGCAGGATTGTCGAAGACAGGGACAACATGTTGA
- the LOC107481737 gene encoding uncharacterized protein LOC107481737 has translation MWYLCVFYHRLLDYRKPEVESLAHLFGAFEDEQNGDVPSQLQWKLPIHHHPDSPFHFVNLPSEQVARSIANRSILVKGMYELWGEGGSYEELKDSVLSYPDERKLPYLEAGSTFKITVDSFGKVMSLNEQKELIQGLAYIPFKGQVKLKNPDHNFWLIEIDNYGRNNGLPPIVQRRIFFGREVGGADRKLIPTYQLKSRTYLGPTAMDAEMAFLMANQALATSGKLIYDPFVGTGSILVGAAHFGALTMGADIDIRVVRDGRGPNCNVWSNFEQYGLPMPVGLLRADNNRPPWRSGLKEIFDAIICDPPYGVRAGGRKSGGRKLLKGAVEPYVVPEDKRTDHIPSTAPYSLVECVHDLLDLAAKMLAMRGRLVFFYPVLRDDDCAETHFPEHPCFKLISSSEQILSSRYSRVLLTMVKVGAYTKEIAEAARLKHLEFRENHVKWLQDGNLHSAVFSPIDAQLPEAGDSKFIKDPKPKYRGKYV, from the exons ATGTGGTATTTATGCGTTTTCTACCACAGGTTGTTGGATTACAGAAAACCCGAAGTGGAATCTCTGGCTCATCTCTTCGGTGCTTTTGAGGACGAACAAAACGGCGACGTTCCATCACAGTTGCAGTGGAAGCTCCCTATTCACCATCACCCCGATTCTCCTTTCCATTTTGTCAATCTCCCTTCAGAGCAAGTCGCTCGCAGCATTGCCAACCGAA GCATACTTGTGAAGGGAATGTATGAGCTTTGGGGGGAAGGGGGCAGCTATGAGGAGTTGAAAGATTCTGTTTTGAGTTACCCTGATGAGAGGAAGCTGCCATACTTGGAAGCTGGTAGCACTTTCAAGATTACTGTTGACAGCTTTGGGAAGGTTATGAGTCTCAATGAACAGAAGGAACTCATTCAAGGGCTGGCTTATATCCCTTTCAAG GGACAAGTAAAGTTGAAAAACCCTGATCACAACTTCTGGCTTATAGAAATTGATAATTATGGGCGTAACAATGgtcttcctccaattgttcaaAGGAGAATCTTCTTTGGTCGTGAAGTTGGTGGTGCTGATAGGAAGCTTATACCAACATATCAGTTGAAAAGTCGTACCTATCTTGGTCCAACTGCCATGGATGCTGAAATGGCTTTTCTAATGGCCAACCAAGCACTTGCTACTTCAGGGAAACTAATATATGACCCTTTCGTTGGAACTGGAAGTATTCTTGTTGGAGCTGCTCACTTTGGAGCACTGACCATG GGTGCTGACATTGACATTAGGGTAGTGCGTGATGGACGTGGTCCTAACTGTAATGTATGGAGCAATTTTGAGCAG TATGGATTGCCAATGCCAGTAGGTCTGTTAAGGGCTGATAACAATCGCCCTCCCTGGCGTTCTGGGCTGAAAGAG ATATTTGATGCCATAATATGTGATCCTCCTTATGGAGTGCGAGCTGGGGGACGCAAATCTGGTGGGCGGAAGCTGCTAAAGGGGGCTGTGGAACCGTATGTTGTCCCTGAAGACAAGAGGACGGATCACATACCATCAACAGCGCCTTACAGTTTAGTAGAGTGTGTGCATGATTTGCTCGATCTTGCAGCCAAAATGCTCGCAATGAGGGGCAGGCTTGTGTTCTTCTATCCCGTATTGAGAGACGATGATTGTGCCGAAACCCATTTCCCAGAGCATCCATGTTTTAAACTGATTTCTTCTTCTGAGCAGATCCTTAGTTCGCGTTATAGCAGGGTATTACTGACGATGGTCAAGGTTGGCGCTTACACCAAAGAAATAGCCGAGGCTGCAAGGTTAAAACACCTCGAGTTTAGGGAGAACCATGTTAAGTGGTTGCAAGATGGTAATCTTCATTCAGCAGTTTTTAGTCCAATTGATGCTCAACTACCGGAGGCCGGCGATTCTAAGtttattaaggatccaaagccTAAATACAGAGGGAAGTATGTTTAG
- the LOC107481740 gene encoding glycine-rich RNA-binding protein RZ1A has product MSDVEEYRCFIGGLAWSTSDRKLKDTFEKFGKLVEAKVVVDKFSGRSRGFGFVTFDEKKAMEDAIDAMNGMDLDGRTITVDKAQPQQGSGRDDGDRHRDRGRDRDRDRDRNRDYGGGRGSNGGECFKCGKPGHFARECPSEGGRGGRYGGREGGRHGGSGYGPDRNADRSSGGRSRDAGRDGDSGNDRYYRDRAGPYERRGSGGAR; this is encoded by the exons ATGTCAGACGTGGAAGAATATCGCTGCTTCATTGGTGGCCTTGCATGGTCAACATCTGATAGAAAGTTAAAGGATACATTTGAAAAGTTTGGCAAGCTTGTTGAAGCAAAG GTGGTTGTTGACAAATTCTCTGGGCGCTCTCGTGGTTTTGGATTTGTCACATTTGATGAAAAGAAAGCAATGGAAGATGCTATTGATGCTATGAATGGCATGGATTTAGATGGGCGAACTATCACTGTAGATAAAGCTCAGCCTCAACAAGGATCGGGTAGAGATGATGGTGACCGCCACCGTGATCGTGGTCGAGATCGTGACCGTGATCGCGATCGTAACAGAGATTATGGAGGCGGTCGAGGATCTAATGGTGGTGAATGCTTTAAGTGTGGTAAACCTGGTCATTTTGCTAGGGAGTGCCCTAGTGAAGGGGGAAGAGGAGGAAGGTATGGTGGCAGGGAAGGTGGTAGACATGGTGGAAGTGGTTATGGTCCTGATAGAAATGCAGATCGTTCTTCCGGCGGACGCAGCAGGGATGCTGGCAGGGATGGAGATTCAGGAAATGATCGATACTATCGTGATCGTGCTGGACCATATGAACGACGAGGATCAGGAGGTGCTCGTTAA
- the LOC107481738 gene encoding vacuolar iron transporter homolog 4-like has protein sequence MAASLDTQNKNEMPVKHVVIHMHGTSDAEAEKATQGTEGNNNTTDYSQRAQWLRAAVLGANDGLVSVASLMMGVGAVNKDIAAMLLAGFAGLIAGACSMAIGEFVSVYTQLDIEVAQIKRERELNNELETREGGSEEERLPNPFQAAIASAVAFSVGAAVPLIAAVFIREYKIRVGVVAAVSSLALLVFGGVGAVLGKTPVRRSCIRVLIGGWLAMAITFGLTKLISLKGM, from the coding sequence ATGGCTGCTTCACTTGACACTCAGAACAAAAATGAAATGCCAGTTAAACATGTTGTGATCCACATGCATGGTACTAGTGATGCAGAAGCAGAAAAGGCAACTCAAGGAACTGAAGGAAACAATAACACTACTGACTACTCTCAAAGAGCACAGTGGCTCCGAGCAGCAGTGCTCGGAGCCAATGATGGACTTGTGTCAGTGGCATCACTCATGATGGGTGTTGGAGCTGTGAACAAGGACATTGCAGCCATGCTCCTAGCCGGATTCGCGGGGCTAATAGCCGGAGCATGCAGCATGGCAATTGGAGAATTTGTCTCTGTCTACACGCAACTAGACATAGAAGTAgctcaaataaaaagagaaagggAACTCAACAATGAATTGGAGACAAGAGAAGGTGGTAGTGAAGAGGAGAGGCTGCCGAATCCTTTTCAAGCTGCGATAGCGTCTGCAGTCGCATTTTCTGTTGGTGCAGCGGTGCCACTGATAGCAGCAGTGTTTATAAGAGAGTATAAGATCAGGGTTGGAGTTGTTGCTGCTGTGTCTAGCTTGGCATTGTTGGTATTTGGAGGGGTAGGAGCAGTGCTTGGAAAAACTCCAGTGAGAAGGTCTTGTATCAGAGTTCTGATTGGAGGTTGGTTGGCTATGGCTATTACTTTTGGCCTCACCAAGTTAATAAGCTTAAAGGGAATGTAA
- the LOC107481739 gene encoding vacuolar iron transporter homolog 4-like → MASTNGTSPNHIEIPMHANGAALVVQPKPNQVVDQESNTNYTQRAQWLRAAVLGANDGLVSVASLMMGVGAVKHDITAMVLAGFAGLVAGACSMAIGEFVSVYTQYDIEKAQIKREEEEVADHEREKLPNPFQAAAASAVAFSVGGVVPMLAALFIRNHKVRMGVVTVAVSLALLVFGIFGAILGRTPVTRSCLRVLIGGWMAMAITFGFTKLLGSVSL, encoded by the coding sequence ATGGCTTCCACTAATGGAACTTCACCTAACCACATTGAAATTCCCATGCATGCAAATGGTGCTGCTCTTGTGGTGCAGCCAAAACCAAACCAAGTGGTTGACCAAGAGAGCAATACTAACTACACTCAAAGGGCTCAGTGGCTCCGAGCAGCAGTGCTCGGAGCCAACGACGGACTAGTCTCAGTTGCATCACTCATGATGGGTGTTGGAGCTGTTAAGCATGACATCACAGCCATGGTTCTAGCAGGCTTTGCCGGCCTAGTAGCCGGAGCATGCAGCATGGCAATCGGAGAGTTTGTCTCTGTGTACACTCAGTATGACATAGAGAAGGCTCAgataaagagagaagaagaagaagtagcggATCATGAGAGGGAGAAGCTGCCAAATCCATTTCAAGCTGCAGCAGCATCAGCAGTGGCATTTTCTGTGGGTGGTGTGGTGCCAATGCTAGCAGCTTTGTTCATAAGGAACCATAAGGTTAGAATGGGTGTTGTTACTGTTGCTGTTAGCTTAGCATTGTTGGTGTTTGGAATTTTTGGAGCCATTCTTGGTAGAACTCCTGTCACAAGATCCTGTCTCAGGGTTCTCATTGGAGGTTGGATGGCTATGGCTATCACTTTTGGCTTCACCAAGTTGCTTGGCTCTGTTTCACTTTAG
- the LOC107481593 gene encoding vacuolar iron transporter homolog 4 — protein sequence MASNAACVNNLVAGEVVVAAKMSEEDGNNNVDYSQRGQWLRAAVLGANDGLVSVASLMMGVGAVKRDSKAMLLAGLVGCIAGACSMALGEYVSVSTQYEVEVGQIKRDMMIMMENKNEMEKKRRSLLPNPLHAALASALSFTVGAVIPLVFTAFVRDYRLRLGLCVVVSSLSLVGFGCLGAELGHTHKVKSSIRILIGGLLSMAITFGLTKLVGFSANLEL from the coding sequence ATGGCTTCTAATGCAGCTTGTGTTAATAATTTGGTAGCAGGAGAAGTAGTTGTTGCAGCTAAGATGAGCGAAGAAGATGGCAATAATAACGTTGACTACTCACAAAGGGGTCAATGGCTTCGAGCAGCAGTTCTAGGAGCCAATGATGGGTTGGTCTCAGTTGCATCATTGATGATGGGTGTAGGAGCTGttaagagagactccaaagccATGTTACTTGCTGGCTTAGTGGGATGCATTGCAGGAGCATGTAGCATGGCATTGGGTGAATATGTTTCGGTTTCAACTCAGTATGAAGTTGAAGTTGGTCAAATCAAAAGGGACATGATGATCATGATGGAGAACAAGAATGAGATGGAGAAAAAGAGGAGGTCATTGCTCCCTAACCCTTTGCATGCTGCTTTGGCATCTGCATTGTCATTTACTGTAGGTGCAGTCATTCCTTTGGTTTTCACTGCATTTGTGAGGGACTATAGGTTAAGGCTTGGGTTGTGTGTGGTGGTGTCTAGCTTGTCTTTGGTGGGGTTTGGATGCTTGGGTGCTGAGTTGGGACACACACATAAGGTTAAGTCCTCTATCAGGATCCTTATTGGGGGCTTGTTGTCTATGGCTATCACTTTTGGGTTAACCAAATTAGTAGGCTTTAGTGCTAATTTGGAATTGTGA